ATCTGTCTTGGACATCACAGAAAAGGAcagtttttcttcctgctgggGAAGAGAAACATAATTTCAGTTCTAGGGCAATCATTATTGCACCCAGCCCTTGGCTGGGGTTCCTGGTTGGTAAGGcaaaaaagcagagcaaggTCTGTCTCCCTAGCTCACTTGCTGGTAGGAAGGTATCATACCTGCATCTGACTTTCTTCTTACCCTTTTCCTGGCTCTTGGGCAATACAAAGAGAAATCTGGAAATGGCTgctggggtgtttttttcctgggtgCCACCCAGGCATGGCCACACACAGGCCAGTCAGTGTTGCATGCCTGGAGGCTGGATGCAAGAGGCTTTCTCAGTTGACATGGGAGTGCaaagccaggctgctcaggctgcCCCTGCACTCTGCAGGTAAGtgcctgccctccagcagctcctctggctttCACCCTGCCTCAGATGTGCACACTTGCAGCTGGACAGGAACTGTCTGGAGGcagccaggagctcagctggcagGAGTCAGGGTAACTGCTGCCCTCAAAGGCAAGGGCACCAGTGATGACATGTATTCCCAAGAGTCTTTATTAGAGCTGTCTGAGTCTTCCTCCTGTTCTgaagtggctgctgcaggtttCTTTGATCCCTCTCCCAGACCTATAAACTCCTGGCCTCCCTCTTCTGGACCGATGCCCAGGACTTTCATGTGTGTGCTCAGAGTGAAAACTTTCCCCCCAGGATTTCTCCCCAGGTTTTTTATGCTAACCCAAGAACTTGATCCTATCCCTTCTAGATCAGTGTCAGAGACAAGAAACAGGGAAATGCTCGTGCCTAGATCTCTTGGGATAGAAGGGAACCAGCTAGGGAAATTGTACCCAGAGGTGTCTGTCTGTCAGAAGGCAAACACTTTCAGTGTTGGCATGGGAAAATGGGATACTTTCTCACCCCAGTTAGTATGGAGCACAGGAGACTCCCAAATTTTCATCTACACTTCATGTACAGACTCATCACATTTTGAGAAAGGAGCCCAGCTAGCATTAGTGCCAGGACAATTTTTCATGAGGGAAATCTCATTCCAGCCCTTACAGGAAGCCAGAAAAAGCTAAGAAGCATGGGATTCAATCACACTTATAAAGCACAGTCTGATACTTTCTGAACAGTGGACAGCCTTCTGCTCCATCTATAGCCTATAAAGGAATGAATGTAGATAAGAAAGTATAAGATACTAGTGAGCCTAGGGGAGCACACAGGTTAACCATGTGTGGATTTGCACTTGGAGGGGTTGTATGATGAGAGCTGCAACAGGAGGCCTTCCCTGGATTtaagcagcctctgctgctgagaCCATACAATGACAAAGCAGATATCTGCAGCATGTATCCATCTGCTCCACACAGTGCTCACATGTTATCATAGGCAATAAATTCAGGCAGAACCCTCCAAGGAACTAAAAGACACTCAAATGATCACATACTCCACTGCtacatccctgctgcagcactttgCTGTGTTTCCCATTTCAGGTGTCAGCTATGTCAAGCAAGGCCACCTCTTGTGCCATAATCTGCAAAAAGCCTtgcacagcagagccatggTCTTGGCAGGAATCCCTAAGTGCTACTGTAGAGCAAGTAAATAATCatgtgttgttatttttttacatatctGTGAGTCTTCTCTAATAGGTTTGATACTATTACAGTGCTGAGGACAGGCTGAAATTAGATAATAGTACACACAGCTGGCATCTATTCCCTTGGAAACACaggtaaaaatgtatttaatgcCTCCCCAGTGACAATGAATATTCATAACTATGACACAGATGTATACTTGATTTGAAAATAAGAACAGTAATTAAAGAGCTATTAGGGTTAAAAAGCAACAAAGGAAATTCAGCTACTGAAAGAGCTGTTCTGGGATCAGCTTCTGACCTGTCTGTGCATGGGTAAGCACAGGAGGCCTGAGATTTTCCACTTGATTATTTTACATGTAGGCAGACcgtttgttttgctttccctccTCAAACTCTGCCATCTGGAAATGACCTGAGTTCAGagttcatttctcctgctctctTACTgaacagctgtgctctgctgaggcAGTTTACTCTGTCTCATTGGCTGCTCCAGTGGTATTGAACCAACAAGAAGTGAAAGGGAAACTTTCTGCAGGCTTTTGGGAAGGAAGCTTTTTTAAAGTGATCAAAGTGATCATTtatatacattatttttattaaaatagctttGGAGATCACCAGTCATGATAGCTGACTTGCTGTAATCTCTGAAAATCTCATCCCACTGGCCATGACATTGAAGTTGAATTTCTCAGGGATGTTTCACAAAGGTTCCTTTGCAGGGGTGACTTGTGGCTGTGACCCCAGCAGTGCACAGAGTGTTATGAGTGAGTCAGGAGAGAGgttctggcactgctgtgcaTGGAGGGGGGAAGATGGAGCAGATGTGCCCGAGGGCAGTGCAGCATTGCAGGACTGAGGTCCCACTGCTTGATCACAGCCAGGGCACACCCTGTGCGATCTCAGCCACTGTGTGCCCGTGTGTGAGCTGCCAGAAGCTGCAGGCTCTCAGCAGGGCCGTGTCACAGGaacagggcagcagcatcctccaACCCCAGCTGTGCCGTGCATCACCTGCTCCCTCTCTGGGGAGGGTCCAGTGGCTAGTTATGCCACTGAAAACATTGGGGCAGAAAATGAAGCAGACCAGGTGGAGAGGCAgactattattttaatttctaactCGGTAgcataaacataaataaaaaactgaatCCACCCACTTGGCTGCTGTTTCAGGCTGCTCAGTGAGGAGAGTTAACTGCGTATTGCCTAAATTAGAAGCAGACAAACTGCATTTGCCTTTGCCCTAAGCTAACCTGACTGGCTTTCTACACAGCAGATCCCGGTGCAGACACGTGTCCAAAAGCAGTGACAGAGCCGTGGCAGGGACCTGTCCTGCTTCTCGCACCCGCGCCGGAAACTTTCCTGTCCAGCGCAGGTGCACGTGTGTCACAGAAGGCAACCCTGAGCTGTGTCACCACGCCGATCGATCTCATTGCCTCACAAACGACGGATGTGTGTTTTCTGCCTGCATTGGCTGGCTTTGCTGGAGCACGGGTTCggtttgactttttttcccctggaaaaaattccaattccGTGCTTAGGCAGTGCATTACTGATTCAACCTCATAGGGTTTATCCTTCTAATAAGAGTAACTGCCAGTGTTTGCTCTTCTTTGAAACCTAACCTGAGAGTTTTAAGCGGCAGGGAAACGCGATATCCCAGTTCTCTGATTTTTTACCCGTCGTACATCCCTCGGCTGTAATCTGCGGTACCTTCTAGCAAGGCTGCCGACATTCACGCCCGTGAAACCCGCGCGTTCTGCTATGAACAGCCATCGTGGAGCGTGGCCGGGTGTCTGCGGGAATGTGCCGCTCGCACCCGGCACCTCCGCTTCCCACCCCGGGCCACCTCCTCTAGAACCGCTAAGGCTGCGCCGCCTCCGCCTCCCCTCCCTGGGCGGTCCGTGCCGCCGCTGCCCCGTGCgcccgcggggcggggccgggccgggccgggagggcGGGCGGGGTGGGGCGCCGGGGGCCCGACACGCCCCCTCGGTGGCGCTCGGCTTCCCGGCGCGGCGGAGCGCGGGCGGCAGAGCGGCGGAGCCGGGCGCGCAGCCCCGCTCTCCATGGCGGcgccggggcgggcgcggcgcggaGCTCGGCTGAGCGCGGCCGCGCTGCTGGCGCTGCCGGCCCTGgcgctgctggcactgctggcgGTCCCGGCCGGCCGCGGTGgtggtgccggtgccggtggcCGTGAGGCGCAGCCGGGCTTCtcgctgccgctgctgctgccgccgggCTTGCGGGAGGAGCTGCGGCAGAGGTGGCGCGACCTGCGGCGGctggaggcggcggcgggcggcggggaggCGGTGGCcgcggcggggctgggctgcGGCGACCTGAGCCGGGCCACGGCCGTCAgcgtgctgggctggggcttcACCAAGGTGGTGGCGCGGGCGGCGCTGGCGGGCGGAGGCACCGTGGCGCTCAAGTCGGTGCACGGGGCGGGCCGGGAGGTGCGGCGCTGCGTGCAGCGGTACGGGGCTCCGGCCGGCTGCCGCCGCCTGGCCGCCTACAAGCTGCTCAAGGAGGTGACGCTGCTGCAGCGCCTGCAGCACCCCGGCATCGTCAAGGTACGGCGGGACGGGGGCTGCGGGAGGCGCTGCCTCGGCACGGCGGGGCGGGGGAATCGTTGCCGGGGCTGAGTCGGTCCGCCCGAGGTGCCCACTGGCATCGGCAGCGACATCGCCCCGACCGTGGCTTCTGCTCTCCCACAGCTGCACGGCCAATGCTATGACAACAGCGGAGATGCTGAGCTACGGGTCACAGccatgctggagctgggatcccCGCTGGAGATGATTCAGCTCCTGCAGACCCCCTGGGAGGAAAGATTTaaagtaagaaaacaaagcaaaggagTTTTATCAGTCGCTTTTAGACCACAAACTGGGCAAAGCGGCGAAGAGCCGGTGGTGACCGCTGGGACAAAAGGGATTCTCCTGCTGACACTCCGTTTGATCCCGCAAATTGTCTGTAAATCgtttccttttcattcctttaaAATCACATTAACACAGTCCTTGCTTGGTATCTCACGGTTAGTTTCTTTCTCTATAGAAGGGTGTTAAAAGAACTTCATCTGGGAGGAGATAGACACAAAATTGTACTCGGTGGTGAGGCGGTGGTTAATACCTTCGATAACACGATAACGTTCGTTTTGCCTCTCTctctatatacatatatatatatatatacacatatatatatacacacacacacacacacacacacacacatatatatatatatacacatacatatatatatatatatatatatatctgcaGAAGGACTTTGGTCAGGATGCGCTCGGCAACCCGAGTCTGACTTGGGAAAGCCACATCACCATGCTCCGAGTCTGTGGTTTGCTGGGTGTTACCTGTTCCAGGCAACAAGCTGAGCAAGCTCACCCTCACCATGTGTTTATGTGGTGTTTCTGATTTTGGCCCTTTAGGAATTATTGTAGTAAAATCGCTACTAAATTGCTTTCCTTCTGCTACAGGTGCTAGGATTGCAGCCTTTCTAGTGAGATCTGCCTCATCCCCTAGGCATCCTGCACAGGGACCCATATGCTCCCCAGGCATATAAATGACTTGTGACATGGCACTTACTTTGGTTATAGCTTGTTTTACAGTTTGCCTCTAGGGCTCAATTGGGGGTTCAATACTACTTGTTTGGGTGccaggaggcaaaaaaaaaaaccccatcgTGTAGAAAAGCAAGGGTATCTTAGTGTCAGCAAGAAATGCTTTGggcaaaataaaagcacaacaaaagtcctaaaataaaatttctgtctGCATGTGGTCCTGAACGCTGAAGGGGAGCCTTGCCGTCTGAGCCAGAGGGGGAGTGTGGCAACCGCTCGCTCAGCTGTGGGATGCAAAGCTGGGATTCTTATGATTGCTTCACTAAACAAGTTAAAATAGCATCAGAGCTTCCACAGTCATTTCTCTTGGCTTGGGGAGTTTTACTTTCTTCAATTCCAGACTGGCTTCTACATAGCTTTCCTAGCACCTCATCTTCTTAAGCGTGCCAAAGTCTCCCATGATGCTGGATTAGCTGGTGGTAAAGTTTGGTATGGTGGCATTAGAGATTTTAACAACCTCTTGACTGCAGAAGACACTACCTCAGAATTACCCTGGCACTGTCTAGTCCTGTTTCCTAATTAGGGTGTCTAAACATACGGGATTCCCTTGTTATGAGCCACATCAGATACCAGGGATGGTGCGAGCTgttccaagggaaaaaaccctcgCGCCTGCACAGATCGCTATCGGCAGTGGCGAGGGGTGACGTGGGGCTGCCTGGCACACCCAGCTGAGGATGCACTTTGCTGATGCCAGGGCTCCTGATACTGAATGAAAACTGCTGCAAAAAGCTGCTTGAGCAAAGTGCTGGTGCATTATAAATGCACTTCTCTAGCTCtggtttgtttaaaaataatttaccaaGCTTTCTGCTGGGTCAGGTATTGTCTGGCCTTTCACTGCTGCCAGAAAGTTGtcataaaagcaaaaaagctgGCAATAAATACATTGCAAGCCTTGACTAATTCTTCAGAAGCATGATTGTGTGCCCAAATTCATACTGCTGAGGGATGCAGCAAGGCATGGATCTGGTATTAATGACCATGGAGCCTCAGTCTGTATTGAGCAGcatgggggaagggaggggaatcTATTAATTTTATGCCAGACTGGGAAAAACCCTTCTGATTTCAGCTAGCAAATCAATATAGCTCCTGAAACATGAAGACTGCTATTGTTTTCCTCACAGCTTTCTCCTCTAGCTCTTCTAACTGCAAATGTCTCTTTTTGTgtacacacatttttaaaaaatgttgctAAACTACTTACCAGTCAAATCCTGTGGCAATGTTGATAATAAATTTTGTAGCATACATATAATTACCTTTTAAGTTCTGTatgccttttttctcttttaatttcattGAATGCCCTCCCCTTTGTTCTACTTCCAATTTAATAGCtgtttttcatctgttttttccCATGCATATTCATCTTCTCTTTCTCAGATTTGCCTGAGTCTTGTGAAACTGCTGTTTTACTTGGCACATTCCCCCCTGGGTTCAATAGCCCTCTTGGATTTCCAGCCAAGGCAGTTTGTTATGGTGGATGGAAACCTAAAAGTGACAGACATGGATGATGCTAGCACCGAGGAGCTGTCTTGCAAGGAAGATAATGACTGCACACTCGACTTCCCTACCAAAAGTTTCCCTCTCAAGTGCTCCGTGGCTGGGAAATGTGAaggaataaatgaaaagaagaatCTGTTCAATGCATATCGGTATGTCCAGCTGCATGGGGGAAGATTTGGGGTGGCTGAGCTCATGCCCTGCCATGCAGCCTCTAGCACCTTGTTCTTCTTCCATGTGGTGATTCCCCTCACCTCTGTCAGAGGATAGTTAAGAATCACTTTGAAGCAAGTTATTTTCCTTATAAGGTAGGAAAATTGTGTAGTTGTTGTCTGGTGGGAATGAAGGcatctttcttctgctgctccctttCCCCAACGCCTTCTAAAAACTTGCCCCAGAGCTTGCACCTGTAAATTTGCTGTTTGCCAAACAAACCCTGGTGCTTGACATCTACAGGCTGTGCTTGCTGAAAGCAGTGGCAGTGCAGGCTACCTGCCAAACCCCGCCAGCTTTCAGTCCTGTTGTTGGGAACAGGCTGGCCAGTGCTTCCCTTCATCTCTGAATCTCCCTGTGGGCTCctgtgggagagcagggggCAGGTAAAGGCAAGGGACTGAGGCTGCTACAGCACTTCACTTGGGCCATCAGCTGAAAACTCAGGGACTTTTGCTCACCACTGATGCTTGGCAGGTCACATCCTGGAGGGAAGCCTTGGCAGCTGGATATTTACACAGAAGGACTTAGCAAGGGAGCCTGCATTTCCAGGATTCAGTGCTAAAGGGTAAATCCCTGCATAGATTATTGCAGCCTTGCAGTTGCCCCTGTCTCTTGTGCACTTGTTCCCTAGGACAGGAATTTTGTGGAAGGGTCAGGAAATGAGTCATCCTGACTTTTCAGGGGCAGTAAGAAGGTCAAACCTTTTCAGGGCAAGAGAAGGATCTTGTATGAGTATTCTTTTAGacaggtcttttttttttttggtgggaaataCATTTCTTAGTATACAAAAATGGCCCAGGGGAATGAGGGGAAGCTTTATTGCATGAAGCTTTGCAAGGTAGATTTCATGCAGCAAGGAGCAGGCTTTCAGCCCAACTCACAGGAACCATCAGAGGCACCAAGATGTGctcaaacacagctttgtaaCCAAAGCAGACTTACTAGCTGCATATGGATAATCAAGTCACGGGAAAATGTAGACAACCTAATCACCAGGGAAATGAAGGCACTGTATTCTAATCagcctgtgggattttttgcagGTATTTTTTCACCTATCTTTTGCCACACTCTGCACCACCAGCTTTGCGGCCCCTTTTGAGTGATATTCTGAATGCAACAGGTACCAGCTAATATTCATAAACTTCTTTATTAGAAGTCTCTAAATGGTATTTCATGGAATTGTTTATCTTTGTCATCTTTTTCCTTAAATGTAGGTGATTTACGATATGGAATAAATGAAACCCTGAGAGCTTTTGAAAAGGTTTTACATCTGTACAAGTCTGGGCTCTATCTTCAGAAAAGACCTCTTCTTTTGAAAGGTAGTTGATTTTGAATGCTCTAAGTACACTAACTACTGAGGGAGCGAGGCACTTGGTAACTGGTCAAATTCCGATCTCCCCTACATTTAGGCAGTTTATAGTCACTAGAAAAAGCACcagaagtggtttttttttgaactggtttttgtggttttttttttaatccatggGAGCTATGTATGGTTTTGAAAACCTGTGCTTTGCAAAGTAAAAGCAGTGCAGACAATCTGCATGGACATGTGTTTGCACTGCTTCTAAATACTCTTATAATGAACATCAGTGTCTCAGGGGAATGTGTTTGGGATTGAGTGGCTCCTGTCTTGGGCTATCATCCTTTGGGCCAACAGACCAGTTTTCTGGGCTGATATTCAAACTTCCCATTTGACTGTGTGGCTTCTGTCTGCTGAGCACAAATTATGGAAACATAGAGTGGGGAGGTGACAGCACCAAGATGAATGTGGCAGGTTATCTGGAGCCTTCATGCCCTCTAAGttccttttctctgaagatCTTTCTGTTGGACCTGTGGATGGATAAATGTGCCTTTATGAGGTGCATTCCTCTGTAAAGGATCCATTCAGTGGTAGAGATGAGGTtgatcaaaaggaaaatttcaaaaatccaGTGGTTACTGTGGCTTGCGTTTTCCTGAGCATTCACATGAGGTGGTGGGTGATGGTGGCTTGCAGAAGGAAATCTCTTTGCATGTGAAAGAACTATAATTTGCACTGTTATAAGCAAAGATATCTGGTCATTTGCATGGAAGGACCAGCAGCTTTAACAGGAATTACTGGTATTTTCCAACAACACCTGTCTATTGGCTTCGCACTGTGCCAAAATGATCACCATCCTAGAGGTGTGGGAAGGTGGGGAGAGACTCCTAGCAGTCAGTGAACAATAGCCTGAACAACACCTGCTCAGGCTTGTCCGGTCTTTTGTCAGGAGCAGGATCTGGCCTCCCTTTCCCCCAGGGGGGTTCCTCAATCTCCTGTTTCTGTGGGTGGCACCGTGATGGGTGGGTCAGTCTGTGCCCCATGTAGCTTGGTGCTGGATCTGTGACGAGCTTCTGCTGTTGAGGCTGGGGTGTAGGAGAGGCTGTTTGGAGGTTGACTCCTCCAGGGAAAACATGGAGAGCCTGTGGCTTtgcacagcagcctcctcctctcacccagccctgcagtggcacCCCTCTCCCTTCGCCCTTGACCCCTGTCCTACATCTCTGGGGGAGTTGCAGTCCTGTGCTCCACTGCAGAACCAAAGAGCAAGATTTGGGTTTCTTTTAACTTTGCAGCTCCACCTCACTCCACCTTGGCAGGTCAGTTCAGTCTGTCAGCGTTGCAATTCTTTTGAGTTTCACTGATTGTGTGGTGTGGCCAGCCTCTGAAAGTGCAACTGGAGGGTTTCCCCAAACAGCCTCTTTCTGTCCCCAGACTACATCTCCCTGAAGGGTTTCCGGACGGTGGAAGGAGAAGGCCACAAGTGCTGGCCCTCCTACAGCCACCTGGGCTGCCTGCTGTCCGtccacagccctgaggaggCCGCTGCCATCTGCAACTCCCAGCTGCACTGTCAAAGCTTCATTGTCACCCAGCACAGGACCTGGACAGGTGAGCTTGGGCAGGTCTCAGGAGTGCTGCAGTTAATTGCAGCCCTGAGATATGTGAAAAGTCTCTGTTTCGGCCCGTGCGTTCAAAGAatgagtcagagctcttcagttttcggtctcagagttgtttattttatcttatctataaaagtTTTTCTCCTGCCCAGCCGAGGTCcgctcagcagggcagccagcgGCACTCTGACCGCCCTTGGGGCGGTGTTGTCtctttatactacaaactacatataacatgtttaaaattactttccaatacctatcacctatgttagacagtgagattctattctaaaccaatcccaaagtgccagcatcacagcagaagatggaggtagagaagaagaagaagaaaggctagaCACGCCCAAGTCCTTCCATCTTGTTCCCAAAACCCCCtctctaaaaatcccaaaattcccaaaatcccagtgaTAACTTTATTATtaaacttctgtggctttcaggtcttcatacaaagctggcaatttgctccacgggtccTAATCAAAtccacaggtgttctgggctgtgtgccagggtctctgagccccgTGGCAGGGGTTCCAGCAACTCTGAGCaccagagggatgtcctgagtCCCGACAGGCAGGGTGACAGGGTGCTGGCACGTGGTACTGCTGCCTTCCTCCAGAGTGCCTTGAGCCTACAGGCACATCTAAAAGCTGCCTTCCTTATCCTCAAGCTCAGATGGCTGCCACTGTGGGCATCCAGAAATCCCCTGAGTGTTTGTAAGGAGACACAAGAGTAATTATGTTCTCCCTCTGCACCTTTTTTCCTCTACAAATGTTGCTCAGGACTGCCAGGAATTGTTAAACACCAACTCATTTCTTGCAGAGATGGCTTCACTTTGGTGTTAGGCTAAACAATCCCTGTGGTATGTATagtttgcagagctgtggggattTTAGAGATGAAAGAAGCTGTGTAAAAGAAGGTGGTTACTATTGTTATAATTAAAAGAATCATAGCTTACAAGTTGTTATCCCCTTTATCAAAACTAAAGCCCCAAGCCAAGGGATTTCCAGAATGTCCCTGTAATTAGCTCTGATTATAGCCTCTTAGAGTTAGCatgttttcagaattattttaaattatctcaTTTAGCTGACACTTCAAGCGTGGGCTAAATTGTTTCTTGAAGTAAAACACTAAATGAGGTAAATGAGTGTTTTCACTCACAATGATGCTGAAGAATCATGTTTTGTCAGTTcacatgacattttaaaaaaccctctaagctatcaaaaatgcagcttttctgaGGGCTTGTGTGCAATTGGCATGTGGCAAACTGGTTACATAGGAGCATTTACATGGATGCAACATAAATCTCTTTAAGCCACCAAGTTCCACAGCAGCAATGGATTGTGTGAGTTGTGCCTAGCACAGCACATCTGGCTGCCTCACAGGGCAGCTGTTGGTGCTCTGTGTAGTCCTGCCTGGAAGGAATCCTGCTTGAAACCACGGTGAGGATGCAGGAgaagcactgggacagggaccctTTCTGCAGTGCCTTGCTAGGGTGCTGATCCCTGACGTCCTGCACCATGCCTGAGGTCTTTAGTGCTTCCCTTCCTGGcacttttcttccttgcagtTTCATGGGTCATCTTTGCAGCCAAGGATGCCAGAACTGTGTGGCTGAAATGCCAAGTGCCTAAGTTTGCCAGCTGGATTAATGAGAGCTGTGGGAATGTGCTGGTCTCTCCTGGGGCTGCTTGGTAAAGCAAAGCAAGATGTAAAAGCCTCTGGGGTTGGATGATGCATTCCTTTTGCACACTCTGAGCATCTGGAATTTACTGGGAGTGCAAAACACATCTATGGCAGGGCAGAGTGACCCTCCATTGAGCAAGCAGTGTGTTCCTGTGCCTTTTGCAATAAATAGCATGGGTCAAGGTGAACCTCTCCCCTCTATTaaacttgcatttttatttcctttccaggACGCCCACTCGCCTCCTTTCAGAGTGGCTGGACTGATTTGGTACCGGATACCAACGCCGTGGTCTATATTAAACGTTCAGCTTCCTCAGGGGAAAGACTTTAAAGACAATGAGATCACATAAAATGATCCTGGGAGGAAAAACTGCTGGGGAGAATTTCATCTGCTGGAAAGAAtgacatgttttattttgctttgggATGGGatctccctgccagctcagatAGAGTCAAATGCTGCTGTCTCCTTGATCAAAGCTCAAATATCTCATTGCTGCTCCACTAGCTTCTTTTCTGTTCCCACACTGCTGTTCCACATAAATGGTCTCAGTTTTAGTCAGATGTTGCTAGACTGTGCAATACTtagctttgctgctttggacAGCTTGTCAGCcaagaaatagaaatagctACAAGGGATCCAGCTTGGGTAGGCTTAGTTACTTCGTTCCCCTCCAAAACTCTACAGATAATGCACTTTGGAGAAGGCAAGGGTTCTTTCTGCAGCTACAGACTGGGTTTTCTTACTACTGCAAATGTAAAGGACTGGATTTCAGTGATGATGCCAAGGTTGCAGGGTTGGGACCCATAACCAGAGGTTGATGATGGGGGTGGTCCTCCAAGGAGGGTCCTGATTCAGTTCCTTCCATGCAGGGTCGGGAAGTGGTGTACAGGTCAACACTGGACCCAAATATCTGTGTGTTTGgatgcaggatttggggtcaatCCTATGTGATTTCTAATACCAGCTCCCATGTATCAACCTTGAAGGTTTTTCTCTGTTACTTTCCGTGAAAGAGCAAGACattcaaattatttatatgtAAGGTGTGACTTTGTATGATAAAGAATGACTGTTTATTCTAAGCATGCTGTgagaagttgtttttttttttttttaattgcctaaGTCTTTACCAAATGAAGAAATGCCAGTGTTTCCTAGCTTCAGCTCACCTAGCATTGTTCCCCACTCCTGAGGCCAGCCTGTGAGTGCTCCAAGCAGTGTATGAATGTTCCTGTGCCCCCTTGGACACTTAGGTCCTGAAGGACACTGTGGCTGTACTTGCAGGCTTCTGAGCATAGAGGAGACTGTGTGGTCCCAAGAGCCTCCTGCAACTGCCCTTAGCTAAAATTGTAGATGTGGCCTCTGAAAAATAGCTGGGGTTAGTATCATTTCAGACTGTAAGAGATGACAGTGCaatgtgccagtgctgggagTCCCTGGGAGCAGTGACCGTCCAGGACCTCTTCTGGAGGGAAAGCCTAAATCAGCACTGACCTCATGCCTCCTAGGGAAGGTCCCTGCCTTTGTTCAGGGGAGCCACACTCCAACAAACAGTGTGATGCCACATTGTTTTCTGCTTGTCCCACACCGGTAATTACAACTTttgggacacagcaggagccatGCAGCCATTTCCATATGGGACCTTGTGGCAGCTGGGGCACCCCTGCACTGAAGATGCTGCAGCTCTTGCCTGGagtcctgctgtgtttttgATGGTCGCTCCCTGGTTTCCTAGTGCAGGAGCCCCTCTTTCAGCTTGTTAGTACTCGATTAACCACAGCAATGCCTTTGCATGTGTCTTTCTCATGCACTGAACCCCTGCTGCTtactctggggctgggggactCATA
The DNA window shown above is from Camarhynchus parvulus chromosome 5, STF_HiC, whole genome shotgun sequence and carries:
- the LOC115904560 gene encoding extracellular tyrosine-protein kinase PKDCC-like; translation: MGVQSQAAQAAPALCSKAADIHARETRAFCYEQPSWSVAGCLRECAARTRHLRFPPRATSSRTAKAAPPPPPLPGRSVPPLPRAPAGRGRAGPGGRAGWGAGGPTRPLGGARLPGAAERGRQSGGAGRAAPLSMAAPGRARRGARLSAAALLALPALALLALLAVPAGRGGGAGAGGREAQPGFSLPLLLPPGLREELRQRWRDLRRLEAAAGGGEAVAAAGLGCGDLSRATAVSVLGWGFTKVVARAALAGGGTVALKSVHGAGREVRRCVQRYGAPAGCRRLAAYKLLKEVTLLQRLQHPGIVKLHGQCYDNSGDAELRVTAMLELGSPLEMIQLLQTPWEERFKICLSLVKLLFYLAHSPLGSIALLDFQPRQFVMVDGNLKVTDMDDASTEELSCKEDNDCTLDFPTKSFPLKCSVAGKCEGINEKKNLFNAYRYFFTYLLPHSAPPALRPLLSDILNATGDLRYGINETLRAFEKVLHLYKSGLYLQKRPLLLKDYISLKGFRTVEGEGHKCWPSYSHLGCLLSVHSPEEAAAICNSQLHCQSFIVTQHRTWTGRPLASFQSGWTDLVPDTNAVVYIKRSASSGERL